Proteins encoded within one genomic window of Ranitomeya variabilis isolate aRanVar5 chromosome 4, aRanVar5.hap1, whole genome shotgun sequence:
- the NPPC gene encoding C-type natriuretic peptide produces MDYKRSACLGLLMILVFSKEQARAKPMSSLQSLSRLLEDNFDRSYGSDEADHGELVPTDSLDQPNPENQWNRNRAEQMEGSHLNEVTLQQLLSDPAGGSRRLRQRSKKGFSRGCFGVKLDRIGSLSGLGC; encoded by the exons ATGGATTACAAGCGCAGCGCCTGCCTGGGATTACTCATGATCCTCGTCTTCTCCAAGGAACAAGCGAGAGCCAAACCGATGAGTAGCCTGCAG AGTTTGTCCAGGTTACTGGAGGACAATTTTGACCGCTCCTATGGGTCTGATGAAGCAGATCATGGGGAGTTGGTACCAACTGACTCGCTGGACCAGCCGAACCCCGAAAACCAGTGGAACAGAAACAGGGCTGAGCAGATGGAAGGTTCCCACCTAAATGAAGTCACCCTGCAACAGCTGCTCAGCGACCCGGCGGGCGGCTCCAGGAGGCTGCGGCAGAGGAGCAAGAAGGGCTTCTCGAGGGGATGCTTCGGGGTGAAGCTGGACAGGATCGGCTCACTCAGTGGTCTCGGCTGCTGA